The Apium graveolens cultivar Ventura chromosome 11, ASM990537v1, whole genome shotgun sequence genome has a window encoding:
- the LOC141697767 gene encoding E3 ubiquitin-protein ligase RFI2-like isoform X1, producing MLCPNCGDVEDGSWLYANASTSSSPDFSINDREYSSFPDFSIDDWEWEDLYDYLFADDLSTFNGMTGDSSFEQVESSPTPNRELVGSHALFAEHMAASPMAHPHVHVPPIPNAISRASENLDDLIFNHHIYGQSGQNELYNLNPFLAANVQYQSGGRHLPSLSANRNLLNGVEHILDPSTMRNTRVDSDAILRSGPSALPFLYGDSSFPGGGSLIVSSLNHPGSITYPHERIQVSHVGHPPQGNPTSLLPTIMPGASRFSGPIGMPVSTPAPPQEISNIFPYPGSQNLHLENRNRLSRFPVMPFDRESGWDPERQWYGGADPSQRSGNFWPEWP from the exons ATGTTGTGCCCAAATTGCGGTGATGTTGAGGATGGATCTTGGCTATATGCAAATGCGTCTACTTCTTCATCTCCTGACTTCAGTATTAATGACCGGGAGTATTCTTCATTTCCCGACTTCAGTATTGATGACTGGGAGTGGGAAGATTTATATGATTATCTTTTTGCTGATGATTTAAGCACCTTTAATGGTATGACAGGAGATTCATCGTTTGA GCAAGTGGAATCGTCTCCAACGCCGA ATCGTGAGTTAGTGGGAAGCCATGCCCTATTTGCTGAACATATGGCTGCATCACCGATGGCCCATCCCCATGTTCATGTTCCACCTATTCCCAATGCTATATCTCGTGCAAGTGAGAATTTGGATGATCTCATTTTCAATCATCACATATATGGCCAATCTGGACAAAATGAGCTTTATAATCTCAATCCCTTTCTCGCAGCGAATGTTCAGTATCAAAGTGGGGGTCGTCATTTACCTTCACTTTCTGCTAATAGGAACCTTCTCAATGGTGTTGAACATATTTTAGACCCTTCAACAATGAGAAATACAAGGGTTGATAGTGATGCTATATTAAGATCTGGACCTTCTGCACTTCCCTTCCTCTACGGTGATAG TTCTTTTCCAGGAGGTGGAAGTTTAATTGTCTCTTCACTGAATCATCCTGGAAGTATCACTTATCCCCATGAAAGGATCCAGGTTTCACATGTCGGCCATCCTCCACAAGGCAATCCTACAAGTCTCCTACCGACCATCATGCCTGGTGCCAGCAGGTTTAGTGGTCCTATAGGCATGCCTGTTTCAACACCAGCTCCTCCTCAAGAGATTTCCAATATTTTTCCTTATCCGGGCAGTCAAAACCTACATTTGGAAAACAGGAACCGTTTGTCTCGCTTCCCTGTTATGCCATTTGATAGGGAATCGGGTTGGGATCCAGAGCGACAGTGGTATGGAGGTGCAGATCCCAGCCAAAGGTCTGGTAACTTTTGGCCGGAATGGCCATAG
- the LOC141697767 gene encoding uncharacterized protein LOC141697767 isoform X2 — protein sequence MLCPNCGDVEDGSWLYANASTSSSPDFSINDREYSSFPDFSIDDWEWEDLYDYLFADDLSTFNGMTGDSSFEQVESSPTPNRELVGSHALFAEHMAASPMAHPHVHVPPIPNAISRATNVQYQSGGRHLPSLSANRNLLNGVEHILDPSTMRNTRVDSDAILRSGPSALPFLYGDSSFPGGGSLIVSSLNHPGSITYPHERIQVSHVGHPPQGNPTSLLPTIMPGASRFSGPIGMPVSTPAPPQEISNIFPYPGSQNLHLENRNRLSRFPVMPFDRESGWDPERQWYGGADPSQRSGNFWPEWP from the exons ATGTTGTGCCCAAATTGCGGTGATGTTGAGGATGGATCTTGGCTATATGCAAATGCGTCTACTTCTTCATCTCCTGACTTCAGTATTAATGACCGGGAGTATTCTTCATTTCCCGACTTCAGTATTGATGACTGGGAGTGGGAAGATTTATATGATTATCTTTTTGCTGATGATTTAAGCACCTTTAATGGTATGACAGGAGATTCATCGTTTGA GCAAGTGGAATCGTCTCCAACGCCGA ATCGTGAGTTAGTGGGAAGCCATGCCCTATTTGCTGAACATATGGCTGCATCACCGATGGCCCATCCCCATGTTCATGTTCCACCTATTCCCAATGCTATATCTCGTGCAA CGAATGTTCAGTATCAAAGTGGGGGTCGTCATTTACCTTCACTTTCTGCTAATAGGAACCTTCTCAATGGTGTTGAACATATTTTAGACCCTTCAACAATGAGAAATACAAGGGTTGATAGTGATGCTATATTAAGATCTGGACCTTCTGCACTTCCCTTCCTCTACGGTGATAG TTCTTTTCCAGGAGGTGGAAGTTTAATTGTCTCTTCACTGAATCATCCTGGAAGTATCACTTATCCCCATGAAAGGATCCAGGTTTCACATGTCGGCCATCCTCCACAAGGCAATCCTACAAGTCTCCTACCGACCATCATGCCTGGTGCCAGCAGGTTTAGTGGTCCTATAGGCATGCCTGTTTCAACACCAGCTCCTCCTCAAGAGATTTCCAATATTTTTCCTTATCCGGGCAGTCAAAACCTACATTTGGAAAACAGGAACCGTTTGTCTCGCTTCCCTGTTATGCCATTTGATAGGGAATCGGGTTGGGATCCAGAGCGACAGTGGTATGGAGGTGCAGATCCCAGCCAAAGGTCTGGTAACTTTTGGCCGGAATGGCCATAG
- the LOC141697767 gene encoding uncharacterized protein LOC141697767 isoform X3 has translation MLCPNCGDVEDGSWLYANASTSSSPDFSINDREYSSFPDFSIDDWEWEDLYDYLFADDLSTFNGMTGDSSFEQVESSPTPTNVQYQSGGRHLPSLSANRNLLNGVEHILDPSTMRNTRVDSDAILRSGPSALPFLYGDSSFPGGGSLIVSSLNHPGSITYPHERIQVSHVGHPPQGNPTSLLPTIMPGASRFSGPIGMPVSTPAPPQEISNIFPYPGSQNLHLENRNRLSRFPVMPFDRESGWDPERQWYGGADPSQRSGNFWPEWP, from the exons ATGTTGTGCCCAAATTGCGGTGATGTTGAGGATGGATCTTGGCTATATGCAAATGCGTCTACTTCTTCATCTCCTGACTTCAGTATTAATGACCGGGAGTATTCTTCATTTCCCGACTTCAGTATTGATGACTGGGAGTGGGAAGATTTATATGATTATCTTTTTGCTGATGATTTAAGCACCTTTAATGGTATGACAGGAGATTCATCGTTTGA GCAAGTGGAATCGTCTCCAACGCCGA CGAATGTTCAGTATCAAAGTGGGGGTCGTCATTTACCTTCACTTTCTGCTAATAGGAACCTTCTCAATGGTGTTGAACATATTTTAGACCCTTCAACAATGAGAAATACAAGGGTTGATAGTGATGCTATATTAAGATCTGGACCTTCTGCACTTCCCTTCCTCTACGGTGATAG TTCTTTTCCAGGAGGTGGAAGTTTAATTGTCTCTTCACTGAATCATCCTGGAAGTATCACTTATCCCCATGAAAGGATCCAGGTTTCACATGTCGGCCATCCTCCACAAGGCAATCCTACAAGTCTCCTACCGACCATCATGCCTGGTGCCAGCAGGTTTAGTGGTCCTATAGGCATGCCTGTTTCAACACCAGCTCCTCCTCAAGAGATTTCCAATATTTTTCCTTATCCGGGCAGTCAAAACCTACATTTGGAAAACAGGAACCGTTTGTCTCGCTTCCCTGTTATGCCATTTGATAGGGAATCGGGTTGGGATCCAGAGCGACAGTGGTATGGAGGTGCAGATCCCAGCCAAAGGTCTGGTAACTTTTGGCCGGAATGGCCATAG
- the LOC141697768 gene encoding beta-glucosidase 3-like encodes MNGDSPDVIKKNAGKKIPSFTKTESLWLKGSLDFVGVNHYASGYIKDQTINLNVDSRDVMADMAVQLICTLVFTLIQFHTLAAICLLRKLLAQSLNQRFSLSFPNYLLVQGEEMVPNNIRGSHTSWSISKMSIAIFLFTSMKTICCSFCKVC; translated from the exons ATGAATGGCGACTCTCCAGATGTGATCAAGAAAAATGCAGGTAAGAAGATTCCATCCTTCACCAAAACAGAATCTCTATGGCTGAAGGGTTCTTTGGATTTCGTGGGAGTGAACCATTATGCATCAGGATATATTAAGGATCAAACCATCAACCTTAATGTAGACAGCAGGGATGTGATGGCTGATATGGCAGTACAACTAATATGTACGTTAGTTTTTACACTGATACAATTTCATACACTAGCTGCAATTTGCTTACTGCGAAAACTTCTTGCTCAGAGCTTAAACCAACGATTCTCACTAAGCTTTCCTAACTACTTGCTGGTTCAGGGGGAGGAGATGGTACCGAACAATATCAG GGGCTCACACACGTCCTGGAGTATTTCAAAGATGTCTATCGCAATCTTCCTGTTTACATCCATGAAAACG ATATGTTGCAGTTTCTGCAAAGTATGCTGA